From Calothrix sp. PCC 6303, a single genomic window includes:
- a CDS encoding carbon-nitrogen hydrolase family protein codes for MKSYLAAAVQMTSVPDLQKNLAQAEEFIDLAVRQGAELVGLPENFPFMGDENEKLAQADNIAKESEKFLKTMAQRYQITILGGGFPVPSDDRKVYNTALLIDSSGKELSRYLKVHLFDVNVPDGNTYRESSTVMAGNELPHVYCSEKLGNIGLSVCYDVRFPELYRALSQNGADVMFVPAAFTAFTGKDHWQILLQARAIENTCYIIAPAQTGLNYARRQTHGHAMIIDPWGTILADAGEKPGIAIAEINPTRLEQVRRQMPSLQHRVFV; via the coding sequence ATGAAGTCCTATTTAGCCGCCGCTGTTCAAATGACGAGTGTGCCAGATTTACAAAAAAATTTGGCGCAAGCTGAAGAATTTATTGACTTAGCCGTCCGTCAAGGGGCTGAGTTGGTGGGTTTACCAGAAAATTTTCCATTTATGGGAGATGAGAATGAAAAACTCGCACAAGCAGATAATATCGCTAAAGAGTCCGAAAAATTTCTGAAAACGATGGCGCAACGCTATCAAATTACCATCCTTGGCGGCGGCTTTCCTGTTCCTAGTGATGACCGTAAAGTCTATAATACCGCTTTGCTAATCGACTCCAGCGGTAAGGAACTTAGCCGTTACCTAAAAGTTCATCTTTTTGATGTGAATGTCCCTGATGGCAATACTTACCGGGAATCCAGTACAGTCATGGCAGGGAATGAACTCCCCCATGTGTATTGTTCAGAAAAGCTGGGCAATATTGGGCTTTCGGTTTGCTATGATGTGCGTTTTCCAGAACTTTATCGCGCTTTATCTCAAAACGGTGCTGATGTGATGTTTGTCCCGGCAGCTTTTACGGCATTTACAGGTAAGGATCACTGGCAAATTTTACTCCAAGCCCGTGCCATTGAAAATACCTGTTATATTATTGCCCCTGCACAAACTGGACTCAATTATGCCCGTCGGCAAACCCATGGACATGCAATGATTATTGACCCTTGGGGAACCATTTTAGCGGATGCTGGGGAAAAACCGGGAATAGCGATCGCAGAAATCAACCCCACCCGTCTGGAACAGGTGCGGCGGCAAATGCCTAGTTTACAACACCGGGTATTTGTTTAG
- a CDS encoding WGxxGxxG family protein: MKFSNIIKLVGAGALSLSLSALPMVRSASAQDGTGTTGTTRNTTTTTDVNSNDGLDWGWLGLLGLAGLAGLRGKKRDDNAARYGDPQTTRTGK, translated from the coding sequence ATGAAATTTTCTAATATCATTAAGTTAGTTGGTGCTGGCGCACTGTCCTTGAGCCTTAGTGCGCTGCCTATGGTTCGTAGTGCTTCTGCTCAAGATGGAACGGGTACGACAGGTACAACACGCAACACAACTACTACAACAGACGTTAATTCTAATGACGGGTTAGACTGGGGCTGGCTGGGTCTGCTCGGTCTAGCTGGGTTAGCTGGTTTGCGTGGTAAAAAGCGCGATGATAACGCGGCACGCTACGGTGATCCTCAAACAACGCGTACTGGTAAGTAG
- a CDS encoding EF-hand domain-containing protein, with translation MATEQELQTLFNKLDVDQDGKVSLNELFLSPGLSAVISAETGMSSSQELIARYDSDQDGSITFEELKEAAKKVSNLN, from the coding sequence ATGGCAACCGAGCAAGAGCTTCAAACTCTTTTTAATAAGTTAGATGTCGATCAAGATGGCAAAGTCTCTCTTAATGAGCTTTTTTTAAGTCCTGGCTTAAGTGCGGTTATCTCGGCAGAAACAGGTATGAGTAGCTCCCAAGAACTAATAGCACGGTATGATTCAGACCAAGATGGTAGTATTACCTTTGAAGAATTAAAGGAAGCGGCTAAAAAAGTAAGTAATTTAAACTAG
- a CDS encoding thermonuclease family protein: MSMTLIQGKFRVIKAAPDGDSIRFYPNNPLLWQKISPSIRTNATGGAQLRLDSIDALETHFQAKGGLGTQNQPLKFADAASEELLKFLGFTDITRGKRQVVTDSTPEEVQGFIVAKFADVYGRSVSFIFKGDATQADGADVFFDPAFLKKSANYHMLSKGLAYPTFYSKLYPDLRQEMVKAVEKARKASKGVWSLDKTNEGFVLESLETITDDVVILPKLFRRLLAYLALNDGSASLDGFPSYLKSLNDKIIILPEGHVTGFHYAIACEGQSLKMKYPPENLIFVEK, translated from the coding sequence ATGTCCATGACTCTTATTCAGGGTAAGTTCCGAGTCATCAAAGCTGCTCCAGATGGAGATTCTATCCGTTTTTATCCCAATAATCCCTTGTTGTGGCAGAAAATATCTCCTTCAATTCGCACCAATGCTACTGGTGGGGCACAATTACGCTTAGATTCAATTGATGCTTTAGAAACCCACTTCCAAGCAAAGGGTGGTTTGGGTACCCAGAACCAACCCCTGAAGTTTGCGGATGCTGCTTCTGAGGAACTTTTGAAGTTTTTGGGTTTTACAGATATTACCCGTGGCAAAAGGCAGGTTGTCACCGACAGTACACCTGAAGAAGTTCAGGGTTTTATTGTGGCTAAATTCGCCGATGTCTATGGTAGAAGTGTCTCTTTTATTTTTAAAGGTGACGCAACTCAAGCAGATGGTGCTGATGTCTTTTTTGATCCAGCTTTTTTGAAAAAAAGTGCTAACTACCACATGTTGAGTAAAGGGTTAGCATATCCAACATTTTACTCGAAGTTGTATCCAGACCTGCGGCAAGAAATGGTTAAAGCTGTGGAAAAAGCCCGCAAAGCAAGTAAGGGTGTGTGGAGTTTGGATAAAACTAACGAGGGTTTTGTTTTGGAAAGCTTGGAGACAATTACAGATGATGTGGTGATTTTACCAAAGTTGTTCCGTAGATTGTTGGCTTACTTAGCCTTAAATGATGGTAGTGCTTCTTTAGATGGATTCCCCAGCTACTTGAAATCCTTAAACGACAAAATTATTATTCTCCCTGAAGGACATGTTACCGGATTCCATTACGCGATCGCATGTGAGGGACAAAGCCTGAAAATGAAATATCCACCAGAAAACCTGATCTTTGTCGAAAAGTAA
- the ribH gene encoding 6,7-dimethyl-8-ribityllumazine synthase yields the protein MAVFEGTFTQTEPLRFALVIGRFNDLVTTKLLEACQDCLKRHGIDVNPQGSQVDYAWVPGSFEVPVVARQLALSQRYDAIICLGAVIRGQTPHFDLVSSEVAKGIAAASFQTGVPVIFGVLTTDTMQQALERAGIKSNLGWEYAMSALEMGSLMRQIRSNPPQTHNSQSLPSTMKSASIGDLPSSNLVLD from the coding sequence ATGGCAGTTTTTGAAGGAACTTTTACCCAAACCGAACCTTTGCGCTTTGCATTGGTAATTGGGAGATTCAACGATTTAGTTACAACTAAACTGCTGGAAGCATGTCAAGATTGCCTAAAGCGACACGGAATTGATGTCAATCCCCAAGGTTCACAGGTAGATTATGCTTGGGTACCAGGAAGCTTTGAAGTTCCTGTTGTTGCACGTCAATTGGCACTTTCTCAACGCTATGATGCGATAATTTGCTTGGGTGCTGTAATTCGGGGACAAACACCTCACTTTGATTTGGTATCATCCGAAGTTGCCAAAGGTATCGCAGCAGCTAGTTTTCAAACAGGTGTACCCGTGATTTTTGGTGTTTTGACAACAGACACCATGCAGCAAGCTTTAGAAAGGGCTGGGATTAAGAGTAACCTGGGTTGGGAATACGCAATGAGCGCTTTAGAAATGGGTAGCTTGATGCGGCAGATCCGCTCTAATCCCCCCCAAACCCACAATTCTCAATCTTTGCCTTCAACCATGAAAAGTGCCAGCATCGGTGATTTACCATCCTCGAACTTAGTTTTGGATTAG
- the tnpC gene encoding IS66 family transposase gives MFNLRQGRMKRLSKEDLTQMNRDYFQSLDKQKLVEVAGNLHKLAVEQLEKLEQNSSNSSLPPSSDQFKSKEKLAVQSEQQTEHSESETKSKQEEKQVSPISEKLKSKGFGKKLPGKQKGAKGIWRTTPLVASEIVSHHPETCASCNSPLEIDSDAKPHMGYYVLELENLDSGIEVKCRLHHYYQATCACGHHTKEKPLFGYVSVVEGRSKDLCLQEYGLVGPMLATFIASLAVRYRMSRPKIRELLNDWVGVSLCVGTIDRCIREVGIACSPVVEELIEELQSAEIIHLDETPWYEKGQYRWLWVAITSTIAVYHIGSRRKEELLRLISQAFVGWLVTDGYGAYINYPKRQHCLAHLIRKAIALTEAVDKEVADLGQWLLEELRELIHELATGDGDKDETDSNPARLYRVCRLATVGEHTKLKALANEILNDWDAVVACFYNPQLPPTNNEAERALRHAVIARRISYGTRTAEGSLAYCSILSVIETCRLRKVDPWAYIAMILTQARRGIKHPPIPIAS, from the coding sequence TTGTTCAATTTACGCCAAGGGCGAATGAAGCGACTGAGTAAAGAAGACCTTACGCAAATGAACCGGGACTACTTCCAATCTCTGGACAAACAGAAGTTGGTGGAAGTTGCGGGAAATCTTCATAAACTAGCGGTCGAGCAACTAGAAAAATTAGAACAAAATTCAAGCAATAGTTCCTTACCGCCATCATCAGACCAATTCAAAAGCAAAGAAAAATTAGCGGTACAGTCAGAACAACAAACAGAGCACTCAGAATCTGAAACAAAATCAAAGCAGGAAGAGAAGCAAGTTTCACCAATAAGTGAGAAGCTAAAAAGTAAGGGATTTGGGAAAAAATTGCCGGGAAAGCAAAAGGGAGCTAAAGGAATATGGCGGACAACACCCTTAGTTGCCAGTGAAATAGTTTCCCATCATCCAGAAACTTGTGCATCATGTAACAGTCCGTTAGAAATCGACTCGGATGCTAAACCCCACATGGGTTATTACGTATTAGAGCTAGAGAACTTAGATTCTGGAATCGAGGTAAAGTGTAGGCTTCATCACTACTATCAGGCAACTTGCGCTTGTGGACACCACACAAAAGAAAAGCCTTTATTTGGGTACGTTTCGGTAGTAGAAGGAAGAAGTAAAGATTTATGCTTGCAGGAATATGGACTTGTCGGTCCAATGTTAGCAACATTTATTGCTTCTCTGGCGGTACGATATCGAATGTCTCGACCCAAAATTAGAGAGTTGTTGAATGATTGGGTGGGAGTATCCCTTTGTGTTGGTACAATCGACCGTTGTATTAGAGAAGTCGGGATAGCTTGTTCCCCAGTAGTTGAGGAATTAATTGAAGAATTGCAATCGGCGGAAATAATCCACCTTGACGAAACTCCTTGGTACGAGAAAGGTCAATATCGGTGGTTATGGGTAGCCATTACAAGCACAATTGCCGTTTACCACATTGGTAGTCGTCGTAAAGAAGAATTACTGCGGTTGATAAGTCAGGCATTTGTAGGATGGTTAGTAACTGATGGCTATGGTGCTTATATTAATTACCCTAAACGTCAGCATTGTTTAGCTCATCTCATCCGCAAAGCGATCGCTTTAACAGAGGCAGTAGATAAAGAAGTCGCAGATTTGGGACAGTGGCTATTAGAAGAACTAAGGGAACTGATACATGAGCTTGCCACTGGCGACGGGGATAAGGATGAAACTGACTCAAACCCCGCTCGCCTTTATCGAGTCTGCCGATTGGCTACGGTTGGCGAGCATACCAAGTTAAAAGCTCTCGCAAATGAGATTTTGAATGATTGGGATGCTGTAGTTGCTTGTTTTTATAATCCGCAATTACCGCCTACTAATAATGAGGCAGAACGGGCTTTACGACATGCTGTAATTGCCCGACGTATTAGCTATGGAACTCGAACAGCAGAGGGTAGTTTGGCTTACTGCTCTATTTTGAGTGTTATTGAAACTTGTCGTCTAAGGAAAGTTGACCCTTGGGCTTATATTGCGATGATTCTTACCCAGGCTCGTAGAGGTATAAAACATCCTCCTATTCCGATTGCTTCTTAA
- a CDS encoding FecCD family ABC transporter permease — protein sequence MAGLKLPLFPKLKKKFPETPNSAQKYRVLAATIVLCLALLLVTCLSLVSGAVPMTANQLWQALTHQGDSLYQTIVWDLRLPRIIAAILVGSSLGMAGSMLQGMLRNGLADPFLLNISAGAGLVAITVISLGLLLSWVPLFAWIGSLLTTIFVYLLAKRADGISVERLILGGVAVSSLFGSIQSVLLLLTEDGRIQTALSWLIGSLNGRGWVEVNATGWYIGIALLLGCLLARNLNLLSLGDDLAVGLGVDITRSRMMIGGVAALLSASAVSIAGLIGFVGLIVPHGIRLLVGTDYRALLPLSAVGGALVLTFADFLSRLGAVELPVGAVTALFGSPLFIWLLYQRQSMT from the coding sequence ATGGCAGGTTTGAAGTTGCCCTTATTCCCCAAGCTTAAAAAAAAATTCCCAGAAACACCTAATTCAGCCCAAAAATATCGAGTATTGGCAGCAACTATAGTTCTTTGCTTGGCATTACTTCTAGTTACCTGTCTTTCCTTAGTATCTGGGGCAGTACCAATGACAGCAAACCAACTGTGGCAAGCACTGACTCATCAGGGAGACTCCCTATATCAAACAATCGTTTGGGATTTACGCTTACCACGAATTATTGCTGCTATCTTGGTTGGTTCATCCTTAGGAATGGCAGGATCAATGCTCCAAGGAATGTTACGAAACGGACTAGCTGATCCCTTTCTGCTAAATATTTCTGCGGGTGCAGGATTAGTTGCCATTACCGTAATCAGCTTAGGATTACTCCTGAGTTGGGTTCCTTTGTTTGCTTGGATAGGTAGTTTATTAACAACAATATTCGTTTACCTCTTGGCAAAACGAGCAGATGGGATTTCCGTAGAAAGATTAATTTTGGGTGGGGTGGCAGTAAGTTCCTTATTTGGGTCAATTCAATCGGTATTATTATTACTAACTGAAGATGGCAGAATCCAAACTGCACTATCTTGGTTGATAGGTAGTTTGAATGGTAGGGGATGGGTGGAAGTGAACGCCACAGGATGGTATATTGGCATTGCATTGTTACTGGGTTGTTTACTTGCTCGTAATCTTAACTTGCTAAGTTTGGGTGATGATTTAGCAGTGGGGCTGGGTGTAGACATAACGCGATCGCGTATGATGATCGGTGGAGTTGCAGCGTTATTATCAGCTAGTGCGGTAAGTATAGCGGGTTTGATTGGCTTTGTCGGTTTGATAGTTCCCCATGGTATCCGCTTGTTGGTAGGAACAGATTACCGTGCATTGTTACCCTTAAGTGCAGTTGGTGGTGCTTTAGTGCTGACATTTGCTGATTTTCTGTCACGTTTGGGTGCAGTAGAATTGCCAGTTGGTGCGGTGACTGCGTTATTTGGTTCCCCCCTATTTATTTGGTTATTGTACCAACGTCAATCGATGACTTAG
- a CDS encoding ABC transporter ATP-binding protein has protein sequence MPIETNNLAGGYLGKQVVKEINITLQKGEWLSFVGANGSGKSTLLKLMSRLLLPQAGVVLLDGKEIHNQSASLVAQKLALLPQQQTIPSGLTVWQLVALGRTPHQDWWQWQLNTEDRNQVDKALQLTNIQDFSNRPVENLSGGERQRAFLALALAQNPQILLLDEPTTYLDIRYQLELLELLRKLNQEENLSIITVLHDVNLAARYSSRIALLSQGIIFALGTPENVITPTNIADVLGVDVAIMQTPVGLQICPISPCK, from the coding sequence ATGCCAATTGAGACTAATAATCTTGCTGGTGGTTATTTAGGGAAGCAAGTTGTCAAAGAAATTAATATTACTCTGCAAAAGGGAGAATGGTTGAGTTTTGTAGGTGCGAATGGTTCTGGTAAATCTACCCTATTAAAACTTATGAGTCGTCTACTACTACCACAAGCAGGTGTGGTACTTTTAGATGGCAAAGAAATTCACAATCAATCTGCATCATTAGTTGCTCAAAAATTAGCATTATTACCTCAGCAGCAAACCATTCCATCGGGTTTAACAGTTTGGCAATTAGTAGCTTTAGGAAGAACCCCCCATCAAGATTGGTGGCAATGGCAATTAAATACAGAAGATAGAAATCAGGTAGATAAAGCTTTACAACTTACCAATATACAAGATTTTAGCAATCGTCCCGTGGAAAATCTATCAGGAGGAGAGCGACAAAGGGCATTTTTAGCATTAGCTTTGGCACAAAATCCACAGATTTTACTATTAGATGAACCAACTACTTATTTAGATATTCGTTATCAATTGGAACTATTAGAACTACTGCGAAAATTAAATCAAGAGGAAAACTTAAGCATCATCACAGTTTTACACGACGTGAATTTAGCAGCACGGTATAGTTCAAGAATTGCCCTGTTATCCCAAGGAATAATTTTTGCTTTAGGAACACCAGAAAATGTCATAACACCGACAAATATAGCTGATGTTTTGGGTGTGGACGTGGCAATTATGCAAACACCAGTTGGGTTACAGATTTGTCCAATTTCACCATGTAAGTAA
- a CDS encoding ABC transporter substrate-binding protein encodes MFKKIIAYTLTIFLSLTIVACAVPNSSKVEKTPDNQSSTINSTNNPIPTKSAERIVALTSLSADIIYQLDKSKLVGITGSSLLNKDTRFKDIPRVSEGQVPPNLEKIVALKPDLVIGAEGFSNQTTDKIKELGIPIFLTKVDRWESLGALTKNIAQTIKADPTPLINRYQSLINSQTNPNISTLVLVSRQPILSPNASSWAGNLLSKFSVKNITDEIQGKSPIKGYITLSAEKILEANPEILIVVNPPQGGSGTSILDEFKKEPFWNQLQAIKNDKVYVFDYYGLINAGSINSIEQACQQLNTIFAKS; translated from the coding sequence ATGTTCAAAAAAATTATAGCTTATACCCTCACTATTTTTTTAAGTCTCACAATAGTTGCTTGTGCAGTTCCAAATAGTTCTAAGGTTGAAAAAACTCCAGATAATCAAAGTTCGACTATTAATAGTACAAATAATCCTATACCTACCAAATCAGCAGAGAGAATTGTTGCACTAACTTCTTTATCTGCCGATATTATTTATCAACTCGATAAATCCAAGTTAGTGGGAATTACAGGTAGCAGCTTATTAAATAAAGATACTAGATTTAAAGACATCCCTCGTGTGAGTGAAGGACAAGTTCCACCCAATTTAGAAAAAATTGTTGCTTTGAAACCAGATTTGGTTATTGGTGCAGAGGGTTTTTCTAATCAGACTACAGATAAAATTAAAGAATTAGGCATTCCCATATTCTTAACTAAAGTTGATCGTTGGGAATCTCTGGGTGCATTAACTAAAAATATAGCTCAAACAATTAAAGCTGACCCCACACCCTTAATTAATCGCTATCAATCTTTGATTAATTCTCAAACTAATCCGAATATTTCGACTTTAGTTTTAGTTAGTCGGCAACCAATATTATCACCAAATGCTTCCAGTTGGGCAGGTAATTTATTGAGTAAGTTTTCAGTTAAAAATATCACCGATGAGATTCAAGGTAAGAGTCCCATTAAGGGTTATATTACCCTTTCTGCGGAAAAGATTTTAGAAGCTAATCCCGAAATATTAATTGTCGTTAATCCACCTCAAGGTGGTTCAGGAACATCAATATTAGATGAATTTAAAAAAGAACCATTTTGGAATCAGCTTCAAGCAATCAAAAATGACAAAGTGTATGTTTTTGATTATTATGGGTTGATTAATGCAGGTAGTATAAATTCTATTGAACAAGCTTGTCAGCAATTAAATACAATTTTTGCTAAAAGTTAG
- the dcm gene encoding DNA (cytosine-5-)-methyltransferase: MFDAITIPTELLADIVSVSKSTLLKWEKSGKLIPIQNPITNKKEYKISQLIQFEEVRDMIKNDWNQELNIKAVREFSSVELFAGAGGLALGLEKAGFSAVALSELDKDACKTLRTNRPEWNVIQGDIKNVDFTDFTDIDLISGGFPCQAFSYAGEKLGFEDTRGTLFFEFSRAIKAVRPKVFLGENVRGLLNHDDGKTLSVIKSIISDLGYTLIEPQVLKALFYCVPQKRERLFFVGIRNDLVKFATFKWPSKYHRILTLKDALKSGELYDTDVPQSEGQTYPKRKKEILSFVPPGGYWRNLPDDLQREYMQGSYFLGGGKTGMARRLSWDEPSLTLTCSPAQKQTERCHPEETRPLTIREYARVQTFPDEWLFSGSVSSQYKQIGNAVPVNLAFAVGRSMVALLNSIDAEVDLSVDSLAPDELVQPKQLTLLNT; encoded by the coding sequence ATGTTTGACGCAATAACAATTCCGACAGAATTACTCGCAGATATAGTTTCTGTCTCAAAATCTACATTATTGAAGTGGGAAAAAAGTGGGAAGCTAATTCCCATTCAAAATCCAATTACAAATAAAAAAGAATATAAAATTTCTCAACTAATTCAGTTTGAAGAAGTGAGAGATATGATTAAGAACGATTGGAATCAAGAATTAAATATAAAAGCTGTAAGAGAATTTTCATCCGTCGAACTTTTTGCAGGTGCAGGTGGGCTTGCTCTAGGTCTGGAAAAAGCTGGATTTAGTGCAGTTGCGCTGAGTGAACTTGATAAAGATGCCTGTAAGACTTTGCGAACTAATCGACCTGAATGGAATGTCATTCAAGGTGATATTAAAAATGTGGACTTTACTGACTTTACTGATATCGACCTTATTTCTGGTGGATTTCCTTGTCAGGCATTTTCTTATGCAGGCGAGAAATTAGGATTTGAAGATACTAGAGGTACATTATTTTTTGAATTTTCTAGAGCAATAAAAGCAGTTAGACCAAAAGTCTTTCTAGGTGAAAATGTACGTGGTTTACTAAATCACGATGATGGTAAAACTTTGTCCGTGATAAAGTCTATTATTTCAGATTTGGGATATACGCTTATTGAACCACAAGTTTTAAAAGCATTGTTTTACTGTGTCCCTCAAAAAAGAGAACGTTTGTTCTTTGTTGGTATTAGAAACGATTTGGTTAAGTTTGCAACATTTAAATGGCCATCAAAATATCACAGAATACTAACTTTAAAAGATGCTTTGAAATCTGGTGAATTATACGATACTGATGTGCCACAATCAGAGGGACAGACTTACCCAAAAAGAAAAAAGGAAATATTATCTTTTGTTCCTCCGGGTGGTTACTGGAGAAATTTACCTGACGATCTTCAAAGAGAATACATGCAAGGTAGTTATTTCTTGGGTGGTGGTAAAACTGGCATGGCACGTCGGCTTTCATGGGATGAGCCAAGTTTAACTCTCACCTGTTCTCCTGCTCAGAAACAAACAGAAAGATGCCATCCAGAAGAGACAAGACCCTTAACAATTAGAGAATATGCTAGGGTACAGACATTTCCAGACGAATGGCTGTTTTCAGGTTCTGTGAGTAGTCAATACAAGCAAATTGGTAATGCTGTCCCTGTAAATTTGGCTTTCGCAGTTGGTAGGAGTATGGTTGCTTTATTAAATAGTATTGATGCAGAAGTTGATCTAAGCGTTGATTCTTTAGCACCTGATGAGCTAGTTCAGCCAAAACAATTGACTTTACTAAACACATAA
- a CDS encoding Eco47II family restriction endonuclease, translating to MRDYNLGFISNENIYNHVQETIKKYRFSIDLIEFNKNLIDPIKLTFDAKVYRKSIEFVIESEVLRQIDKSNTNHIGYFHQNIFRYLSNGWTVPVQGYDIVNTVLMYYVEMKNKHNTMNSSSAQKTYMRMQNTLLSNPQATCMLVEVIAKRSQNIVWRVSLDGQAVSNERIRRVSIDKFYELVTGSRVAFKKLCEKLPLIIQDIVDSSDVEAESNSVFRELKDIDPNLLKSIYLLSFKKYEGFDDFNV from the coding sequence ATGAGGGATTATAATCTTGGCTTTATAAGTAATGAAAACATCTATAATCACGTTCAAGAAACTATAAAAAAATACAGATTTAGCATTGACTTAATTGAATTCAATAAAAATTTAATCGATCCAATAAAGTTAACATTCGATGCAAAAGTTTATCGCAAGAGCATCGAATTTGTAATAGAGAGTGAAGTTCTAAGGCAAATAGATAAATCCAACACAAATCACATCGGCTATTTTCACCAAAATATATTTCGATACCTGAGTAATGGATGGACAGTGCCAGTACAAGGATATGACATAGTCAATACCGTTCTTATGTATTACGTTGAGATGAAAAATAAACATAACACCATGAATTCATCGTCTGCTCAAAAGACTTACATGAGAATGCAAAATACCTTGCTATCAAATCCACAGGCAACATGTATGCTGGTAGAAGTAATTGCGAAAAGAAGTCAAAATATCGTCTGGAGGGTGAGCTTAGACGGTCAAGCAGTATCAAATGAAAGAATACGCCGCGTTTCGATTGATAAGTTTTATGAATTAGTCACTGGTAGTAGGGTCGCATTCAAGAAATTATGTGAAAAATTGCCTTTAATAATCCAAGATATTGTAGACAGTAGTGATGTTGAAGCAGAGTCAAACTCTGTATTTAGAGAACTAAAGGATATTGATCCTAATTTATTGAAAAGTATTTACCTGCTTTCTTTCAAGAAATATGAAGGATTTGATGATTTCAATGTTTGA
- a CDS encoding helix-turn-helix domain-containing protein produces MLTNEEIDKKTMQCKLRQYMDMKGLNIAQLSREVGITENAIRGYAKNSFDRIDCQVAIKLCTYFDAQMGEMFVIK; encoded by the coding sequence ATGCTGACAAATGAAGAGATAGATAAAAAAACTATGCAGTGTAAACTTAGGCAATATATGGATATGAAGGGGTTGAATATTGCCCAGTTATCAAGAGAAGTAGGAATTACAGAAAATGCTATTAGAGGTTATGCCAAAAATAGCTTTGATAGAATTGACTGTCAGGTTGCAATTAAGCTTTGTACTTATTTTGATGCTCAGATGGGTGAAATGTTTGTAATTAAATAA
- a CDS encoding tRNA-(ms[2]io[6]A)-hydroxylase, with protein MISTNVATINALKKPTSSAWIEQAISNLDIILLDHSHCERKAAGVALNFMFRYPSNTKMVRELTKIAQEELEHFELVNQWLERRQIPLANLGPPPYGAGLKAQVRNQEPYRFLDSLLVTGLIEARSHERLGLLAKHCPEPELAKFYQGLMASEARHFGVYWVLADTYFEREVVMQRLDELAIVESELLSTLHHEPRIHS; from the coding sequence ATGATTTCGACTAATGTTGCAACTATCAATGCTCTCAAAAAGCCAACAAGTTCAGCTTGGATTGAACAAGCAATATCAAATTTAGATATAATTCTCCTAGATCATTCTCACTGCGAACGTAAAGCTGCGGGAGTTGCTTTAAATTTTATGTTTCGCTATCCATCAAACACCAAAATGGTGCGGGAACTAACGAAAATTGCTCAAGAAGAATTAGAACATTTTGAATTGGTAAATCAGTGGTTAGAACGTCGTCAAATTCCCCTCGCTAATTTGGGACCTCCCCCTTATGGTGCAGGTTTAAAAGCACAAGTGAGAAACCAGGAACCCTATAGATTTTTAGATTCTTTATTAGTGACAGGTTTAATTGAAGCTCGTAGTCATGAGCGTTTAGGGTTACTGGCTAAACATTGTCCAGAACCAGAATTAGCTAAATTTTACCAAGGTTTAATGGCTTCAGAAGCACGGCATTTTGGTGTTTATTGGGTATTAGCAGATACTTATTTTGAGCGGGAAGTTGTGATGCAGCGACTTGATGAATTAGCAATAGTTGAAAGTGAGTTATTATCAACTTTGCATCATGAACCGAGAATTCATAGTTGA
- a CDS encoding GNAT family N-acetyltransferase, with protein MDKQYKDYYKDFLIRSWEKTDRIPASEVIRSTLAEYGLGWEADGADRDVMQVEEYYFNNGGEFWVVEQQNQIVGTAAYYPISRGENAVEIRKMYLLPHVRGLGLGKYLLQQLEEVITSCNYREIWIETASILTEALKLYESNGYIPATGVETARCDRVYLKKL; from the coding sequence ATGGATAAACAATATAAAGATTACTACAAAGACTTTTTGATTCGTTCTTGGGAAAAAACAGATCGCATTCCCGCATCAGAGGTGATTCGTTCGACGTTAGCTGAGTATGGTTTGGGTTGGGAAGCTGATGGTGCTGACAGAGATGTGATGCAAGTTGAAGAGTACTACTTCAATAATGGGGGTGAATTTTGGGTGGTGGAACAGCAAAACCAAATCGTGGGTACAGCAGCATATTATCCAATTTCACGGGGTGAAAACGCTGTAGAAATCCGGAAAATGTACCTTTTACCGCATGTTCGCGGATTGGGATTGGGAAAATATTTGTTACAACAATTGGAAGAAGTAATTACTTCCTGCAACTACCGAGAAATTTGGATCGAAACTGCCAGCATCCTCACCGAAGCTCTCAAACTCTATGAAAGCAATGGTTATATCCCCGCTACAGGGGTGGAAACTGCTAGGTGCGATCGCGTTTACCTCAAAAAGCTCTAA